Proteins encoded in a region of the Streptomyces liliiviolaceus genome:
- a CDS encoding toluene-4-monooxygenase system B family protein, whose translation MALFPLQALFDGDLVVLLVPVDDADPMTVVADKVAHHVVDRRVAAQDRPLRVRHDGRTLPDDATVVSAGVKPLDVVVVGYAS comes from the coding sequence ATGGCGCTGTTTCCTCTGCAGGCCCTGTTCGACGGGGACCTGGTGGTGCTGCTGGTCCCGGTGGACGACGCGGACCCGATGACCGTGGTCGCCGACAAGGTGGCCCACCATGTGGTCGACCGCCGGGTGGCGGCGCAGGACCGGCCGCTGCGGGTGCGGCACGACGGGAGGACACTGCCCGACGACGCCACCGTGGTGAGCGCGGGTGTGAAGCCGCTGGACGTGGTGGTCGTGGGGTACGCCTCATGA
- a CDS encoding ATP-grasp domain-containing protein, whose translation MAADRPRLLFVTDLAYPAKGRRYCDEDIFLTSRLREDFDLALCHPLDAPALMDSPGFDAVVVRNSGPVLHHQAAYDAFRDRATGRGVPVCTQLTGKGDQAGKQYLVDLTAQGFPVIPTVDRPQDLGLLPEAAEYVVKPKLGADSIGLEFVPRERLRTLAFDDGPGLLVQPRVDFRYEVSFYYVDHTFQYALYAPRPDRRWHLERYEPTPADLDFAARFIDWNDIDHGIQRVDACRAPDGALLLVELEDLNPYLSLDLLDDTTRDSFVVSFKASLHRLLGRT comes from the coding sequence ATGGCAGCCGACCGGCCCAGACTGCTGTTCGTGACCGATCTGGCCTACCCCGCCAAGGGCCGCCGGTACTGCGACGAGGACATCTTCCTGACCTCCCGGCTCCGCGAGGACTTCGACCTCGCCCTGTGCCACCCGCTCGACGCGCCCGCGCTGATGGACTCCCCCGGCTTCGACGCGGTCGTGGTCCGCAACAGCGGGCCCGTCCTGCACCACCAGGCCGCGTACGACGCCTTCCGCGACCGGGCGACGGGCCGCGGGGTACCCGTCTGCACCCAGCTGACGGGCAAGGGCGACCAGGCCGGGAAGCAGTACCTCGTCGACCTCACCGCCCAGGGCTTTCCCGTGATCCCGACCGTCGACCGGCCCCAGGACCTCGGACTGCTTCCGGAAGCGGCCGAATACGTCGTGAAGCCGAAGCTCGGCGCGGACTCGATAGGCCTGGAGTTCGTCCCCCGGGAGCGGCTGCGGACCCTGGCGTTCGACGACGGCCCGGGCCTCCTCGTCCAGCCGCGCGTCGACTTCCGCTACGAGGTGTCGTTCTACTACGTCGACCACACCTTCCAGTACGCCCTGTACGCGCCCCGCCCCGACCGGCGCTGGCACCTCGAACGCTACGAACCGACGCCCGCCGACCTGGACTTCGCGGCGCGGTTCATCGACTGGAACGACATCGACCACGGCATCCAGCGGGTCGACGCCTGCCGCGCCCCGGACGGCGCGCTGCTGCTGGTCGAGCTGGAGGATCTCAACCCCTATCTGTCCCTGGACCTCCTCGACGACACGACCCGTGACTCCTTCGTGGTGAGCTTCAAGGCCTCGCTGCACCGCCTGCTCGGCCGCACCTGA
- a CDS encoding AbfB domain-containing protein: protein MAAVPVSALAVGGLPGLLGPAVAAAPPSGSATRYTIVPFLNSNDGTVNVYQSDDATDFRLLRASAYTPPANRIRDASILKHTDGYYYITYTTHTWQDTSTTIGFARSSDRSNWTFLYDYPVPISNLSRAWAPEWFVDSDGSVNILVSCSTANDEWIFTPYRLRATNSALTAWSSPVALSGIGTNHIDTFVVRTGSTYHAFTKNETSKYIEYATAGALTGPYTISRTGNWAGWGGTREGAALIQLDNGAWRIFFDGYGDGSYYYSDSYDTFTTWSAPRALPGISGTARHFTVVKETVSGGVSLPTGVTRSLRSGNYTTRYWQDQSALLNLPVVTSSSTAAEKQASTFTIVAGLADGNGYSFRNAAGNYLRHWDFRGRFDANDGSSTFARDATFIARTGSATGSVRLESYNYPGYYLRHYNYQLRVDAPDGTDLFRQDSSFVATTAWA, encoded by the coding sequence ATGGCCGCCGTACCGGTCTCGGCCCTCGCCGTGGGCGGACTGCCGGGGCTGCTCGGTCCGGCCGTGGCGGCAGCCCCGCCCAGCGGCTCCGCCACCCGCTACACCATCGTGCCGTTCCTCAACAGCAACGACGGCACGGTGAACGTCTACCAGTCGGACGACGCGACGGACTTCCGGCTCCTCAGGGCCTCCGCGTACACCCCGCCGGCGAACCGGATCCGGGACGCCAGCATCCTCAAGCACACCGACGGCTACTACTACATCACCTACACGACCCACACCTGGCAGGACACCAGCACCACCATCGGCTTCGCCCGCAGCTCGGACCGGAGCAACTGGACGTTCCTGTACGACTATCCGGTCCCCATCTCCAACCTGTCGCGCGCCTGGGCGCCGGAGTGGTTCGTCGACAGCGACGGCAGCGTGAACATCCTGGTGTCCTGCTCTACCGCCAACGACGAGTGGATCTTCACCCCTTACCGGCTGCGGGCCACCAACTCGGCTCTCACTGCCTGGAGTTCACCGGTCGCACTGTCCGGCATCGGCACCAACCACATCGACACGTTCGTGGTACGGACCGGCTCGACGTACCACGCCTTCACGAAGAACGAGACGTCGAAGTACATCGAGTACGCCACGGCCGGCGCGCTCACCGGGCCGTACACCATCAGCCGGACCGGCAACTGGGCGGGCTGGGGCGGCACTCGCGAAGGCGCCGCGCTGATCCAGCTCGACAACGGCGCGTGGCGCATCTTCTTCGACGGGTACGGCGACGGCAGTTACTACTACAGCGACAGCTACGACACCTTCACCACCTGGAGCGCGCCCCGGGCTCTGCCGGGCATCTCCGGTACCGCGCGCCACTTCACCGTGGTCAAGGAGACGGTCTCCGGCGGGGTGAGCCTGCCGACAGGGGTGACCCGCTCGCTCCGGTCGGGCAACTACACCACCCGCTACTGGCAGGACCAGTCCGCCCTACTCAACCTCCCCGTGGTGACCTCGTCCAGCACGGCCGCCGAGAAGCAGGCGTCCACGTTCACGATCGTGGCGGGGCTCGCCGACGGGAACGGCTACTCCTTCCGCAACGCGGCCGGCAACTACCTGCGGCACTGGGACTTCCGGGGCCGTTTCGACGCGAACGACGGCTCGTCCACGTTCGCCAGGGACGCCACGTTCATCGCGCGCACGGGCAGCGCCACCGGCTCGGTCCGGCTGGAGTCGTACAACTATCCCGGCTACTACCTGCGCCACTACAACTACCAGCTGCGCGTGGACGCACCGGACGGCACCGATCTCTTCCGGCAGGACAGTTCGTTCGTGGCCACGACCGCCTGGGCCTAG
- a CDS encoding oxygenase MpaB family protein — translation MDGEHHGDPGLFGPDSVTWQLHGDPMMWVAGIRALYLQALHPRAVRGVMQNSDFRKDAWGRLMRTAHFVGTTTYGTKEAAEKAGARVRRIHTMLTATDPGTGERYGIDEPALLLWVHCAEIDSYLHVLRRSGLRLTDAQADRYIGEHRVSARLVGLDPADVPSDQAELAAYFEKTRPELTAGPEARDVDDFLRRPPVHPLLVPARALLWRWVAQTAYASLPPHAHELYGRSVRSTRAVTRRLRLTGTVLRCVPARLRWQLPPKHIIRAMSRLGPGSRPAPYKVGP, via the coding sequence ATGGATGGGGAGCACCACGGCGATCCGGGTCTGTTCGGTCCGGACTCCGTGACCTGGCAACTGCACGGCGACCCCATGATGTGGGTCGCCGGGATCCGCGCGCTCTACCTCCAGGCGCTCCATCCGCGCGCGGTGCGCGGTGTCATGCAGAACTCCGACTTCCGCAAGGACGCCTGGGGCCGGCTGATGAGGACGGCCCACTTCGTCGGCACCACCACGTACGGGACGAAGGAGGCGGCCGAGAAGGCGGGTGCGCGCGTGCGGAGGATCCACACGATGCTCACGGCGACCGACCCCGGCACGGGCGAGCGCTACGGCATCGACGAACCCGCGCTGCTGCTGTGGGTCCACTGCGCCGAGATCGACTCCTATCTGCACGTCCTGCGCCGCTCCGGCCTCCGGCTCACGGACGCGCAGGCCGACCGGTACATCGGCGAACACCGCGTCAGCGCACGCCTGGTGGGCCTCGACCCCGCCGACGTACCGTCCGACCAGGCGGAACTGGCCGCCTACTTCGAGAAGACGCGGCCGGAACTGACCGCAGGACCGGAGGCGCGGGACGTCGACGACTTCCTGCGCAGACCGCCCGTCCACCCGCTGCTGGTCCCGGCGCGGGCCCTGCTGTGGCGCTGGGTGGCGCAGACCGCGTACGCCTCACTGCCGCCCCACGCCCATGAGTTGTACGGAAGATCCGTACGGTCGACCCGGGCGGTGACCCGCCGGCTGCGCCTCACGGGCACCGTGCTGCGCTGCGTTCCCGCACGTCTGCGCTGGCAACTGCCGCCCAAACACATTATCCGCGCCATGTCACGGCTCGGCCCCGGCTCGCGCCCCGCACCGTACAAAGTCGGACCATAG
- a CDS encoding four-helix bundle copper-binding protein, with amino-acid sequence MSVTELQELVRFLEDRFACAQACTECARACALRASLADIDGPEDQQLIRRKSILCTEVCDATCRLLAEQVTQSEDTMRSQVEWCRTVCLETAHVFDLVPDSEGSAQACRDCARACTEFLARLR; translated from the coding sequence GTGTCAGTGACAGAGCTTCAGGAACTCGTTCGCTTCCTTGAGGACCGGTTCGCCTGTGCGCAGGCCTGCACCGAGTGCGCGAGGGCGTGTGCCCTGCGTGCGAGCCTCGCCGACATCGACGGTCCCGAGGACCAGCAGCTGATCCGGCGCAAGAGCATCCTGTGCACGGAGGTCTGCGACGCGACCTGCCGACTCCTCGCGGAGCAGGTCACCCAGTCCGAGGACACGATGCGCTCCCAGGTCGAGTGGTGCCGCACCGTCTGCCTCGAAACCGCCCACGTCTTCGACCTCGTCCCCGATTCCGAGGGGAGCGCCCAGGCCTGCCGCGACTGCGCCCGTGCCTGTACGGAGTTCCTCGCCCGGCTGAGGTGA
- a CDS encoding ferritin family protein gives MPRLARSEWYDLTRDMNWSLSYVKEEEVWPAELSDGFGLPAEAWWVWDEPYKVTYPEYVHNQYGKDAGVYAVNAVIGRSKVYEQLDPGWKSAIIAHYGVIAIPEYLASLAESRMGRFGRAAAWRNMATFGTLDEMRHGQIQTYFPHGLLAREPRADWAHKALHTNEWGAVAARSLFDDMFTANDAVSTAVQLTFTFETGFTNLQFLGMAADAMKVGDVDFGALISSIQTDEARHSQQGEPTIKLLVEHGRKDAAQQLVDHMFWRSWRLFALLTGLSMDYYTPLEHRGHSFKEFMQEWICKQFLDQFRDFGLEKPWYWDEHFLPELDWYHHALQLGIWYWRPTVWWNPDAGVAPEEREWLEEKYPGWHDTFGGHWDVIAANLRAGRPEATLPETFPMICNLCHVPVVAPAGYRAGRLASPLPKILDRDGRRYVFCSAPCQWVFEQAPRRFQGHTTVIDRFLGGQIQPPTMEGALAYMSLSPEEMGRDATDYAWAQAAPDDHAAARG, from the coding sequence ATGCCGCGTCTTGCCCGTTCCGAGTGGTACGACCTGACCCGTGACATGAACTGGTCCCTGTCCTATGTCAAGGAGGAGGAGGTCTGGCCGGCCGAGCTCTCCGACGGCTTCGGGCTGCCGGCCGAGGCGTGGTGGGTGTGGGACGAGCCGTACAAGGTCACGTACCCGGAGTACGTGCACAACCAGTACGGCAAGGACGCCGGTGTCTACGCGGTCAACGCCGTCATCGGGCGGTCGAAGGTGTACGAGCAGCTGGATCCGGGGTGGAAGTCGGCGATCATCGCGCACTACGGCGTGATCGCGATCCCGGAGTACCTGGCGAGTCTCGCGGAGTCCCGGATGGGCCGGTTCGGGCGCGCGGCTGCGTGGCGGAACATGGCGACCTTCGGCACCCTCGACGAGATGCGCCACGGCCAGATCCAGACCTACTTCCCCCACGGGCTGCTGGCCAGGGAGCCGCGGGCGGACTGGGCGCACAAGGCGCTGCACACGAACGAGTGGGGCGCGGTCGCCGCCCGCAGCCTGTTCGACGACATGTTCACCGCGAACGACGCGGTGTCCACGGCCGTCCAGCTGACCTTCACGTTCGAGACCGGGTTCACCAACCTGCAGTTCCTCGGGATGGCGGCGGACGCCATGAAGGTCGGGGACGTGGACTTCGGGGCGCTGATCTCGTCGATCCAGACCGACGAGGCCCGGCACTCCCAGCAGGGGGAACCGACCATCAAGCTCCTGGTGGAGCACGGCCGCAAGGATGCCGCGCAGCAGCTGGTGGACCACATGTTCTGGCGGTCGTGGCGGCTCTTCGCCCTGCTGACCGGGCTGTCGATGGACTACTACACGCCGCTGGAGCACCGCGGCCACTCCTTCAAGGAGTTCATGCAGGAGTGGATCTGCAAGCAGTTCCTGGACCAGTTCCGTGACTTCGGCCTGGAGAAGCCCTGGTACTGGGACGAGCACTTCCTGCCCGAACTCGACTGGTACCACCACGCCCTTCAGCTCGGCATCTGGTACTGGCGCCCGACCGTCTGGTGGAACCCCGACGCGGGTGTCGCTCCCGAGGAGCGGGAGTGGCTCGAAGAGAAGTACCCGGGCTGGCACGACACCTTCGGCGGGCACTGGGACGTCATCGCCGCGAACCTCAGGGCGGGCCGTCCGGAGGCCACCCTGCCCGAGACGTTCCCCATGATCTGCAATCTGTGTCATGTCCCGGTGGTGGCGCCCGCCGGATACCGGGCGGGCAGGCTCGCCAGCCCGCTGCCGAAGATCCTCGACCGGGACGGGCGCCGGTACGTCTTCTGCTCGGCGCCCTGCCAGTGGGTCTTCGAACAGGCTCCGCGGCGCTTCCAGGGGCACACCACCGTCATCGACCGGTTCCTCGGCGGGCAGATCCAGCCGCCGACGATGGAGGGCGCGCTGGCCTACATGAGCCTGTCGCCGGAGGAGATGGGCCGGGACGCCACCGACTACGCCTGGGCGCAGGCCGCACCCGACGACCACGCCGCCGCCCGCGGCTGA
- a CDS encoding acyl-CoA dehydrogenase family protein: MHLEYTPEQQRLRTELRAYFTELVPDDVHARYDDPAAQKRFYRDTIRRLGADGWLGVGWPKEYGGRGLTPMEQFIFFDEAAQAGVPLPLMALNTVGPTIMRFGTDEQKAYFLPKILSGEIDFAIGYSEPDAGTDLAALRTRAVREGDEDSGHYTVDGQKIWTTNGDTADWVWLAVRTDPDAPPHKGITMLLVPTSDPGYSCTLINTLASHDTTASYYENIRVPASRRVGEENKGWRLITNQLNHERVTLAAHGTMAIRALHDVQRWAMETKLADGSRVADLPWVRRTLARTHIRLDAMKLLNWQMVNAVQEGTLTPQDASAVKVYGSEARRDAYAWLMEVVAVAGVLKEGSAGAVLHGDLERGYRSAVIFTFGGGNNEIQREIISWIGLGMPRVRR, encoded by the coding sequence GTGCATCTCGAATACACGCCGGAGCAGCAGCGGTTGCGCACCGAACTGCGCGCCTATTTCACCGAACTCGTACCGGACGACGTGCACGCCCGCTACGACGACCCGGCCGCGCAGAAGCGCTTCTACCGTGACACCATCCGCCGGCTGGGCGCCGACGGCTGGCTGGGCGTCGGCTGGCCGAAGGAGTACGGCGGACGCGGTCTGACGCCGATGGAGCAGTTCATCTTCTTCGACGAGGCCGCCCAGGCCGGCGTACCGCTGCCGCTGATGGCGCTGAACACGGTCGGTCCGACCATCATGAGGTTCGGCACGGACGAGCAGAAGGCGTACTTCCTCCCGAAGATCCTCTCCGGCGAGATCGACTTCGCGATCGGCTACAGCGAACCCGACGCGGGCACGGACCTGGCCGCCCTCAGGACACGGGCGGTCAGGGAGGGCGACGAGGACAGCGGCCACTACACGGTCGACGGGCAGAAGATCTGGACGACGAACGGCGACACGGCCGACTGGGTCTGGCTCGCCGTCCGCACCGACCCCGACGCCCCGCCGCACAAGGGCATCACCATGCTCCTCGTGCCGACCTCCGACCCCGGCTACTCCTGCACGCTCATCAACACCCTCGCCTCGCACGACACCACCGCCAGCTACTACGAGAACATCCGCGTCCCCGCCTCGCGCCGGGTCGGCGAGGAGAACAAGGGCTGGCGGCTGATCACCAACCAGCTCAACCACGAGCGCGTCACGCTCGCCGCCCACGGCACCATGGCCATCCGCGCCCTGCACGACGTACAGCGCTGGGCCATGGAGACCAAACTCGCCGACGGCAGCCGGGTCGCCGACCTGCCCTGGGTGCGCCGGACCCTCGCCCGGACCCACATCAGGCTCGACGCGATGAAGCTCCTCAACTGGCAGATGGTGAACGCCGTCCAGGAGGGCACCCTCACCCCGCAGGACGCCTCCGCGGTCAAGGTGTACGGGTCCGAGGCCCGCCGTGACGCGTACGCCTGGCTCATGGAGGTCGTCGCCGTCGCGGGCGTCCTCAAGGAGGGGTCGGCGGGCGCGGTCCTCCACGGCGACCTGGAGCGCGGCTACCGCTCGGCCGTCATCTTCACCTTCGGCGGCGGAAACAACGAGATCCAGCGGGAGATCATCTCGTGGATCGGCCTGGGGATGCCGAGGGTGCGGCGCTAG
- a CDS encoding MmoB/DmpM family protein — protein sequence MTVSGTGADKRVGPVIRGIDGDLAEAVAAAIEQDNPDAEVAVDDQGGYVRISVPRRCVLTRASLEEELGRAFPLSELEPALAAFAGRLKQTDEQLVWYLERQD from the coding sequence ATGACCGTATCCGGCACCGGTGCCGACAAGCGGGTGGGACCCGTGATCCGCGGCATCGACGGCGACCTCGCCGAGGCGGTGGCCGCCGCGATCGAACAGGACAATCCCGACGCCGAGGTGGCGGTCGACGATCAGGGCGGATACGTACGGATCAGCGTTCCCCGGCGGTGCGTGCTGACCCGCGCCAGCCTGGAGGAGGAGCTGGGCCGGGCGTTCCCGCTGAGTGAACTGGAGCCCGCGCTGGCGGCGTTCGCCGGGCGCCTCAAGCAGACCGACGAGCAGTTGGTCTGGTACCTGGAGAGGCAGGACTGA
- a CDS encoding Rieske 2Fe-2S domain-containing protein: protein MSGAPVRWFDVPEAEGLWEGDLVEAEVAGERVLVVHHVDGSFAAYQGMCPHQEFPLAYGKWDEEENTLTCAGHGWEFDLTSGAGINPSGCRLHRYPIRATDAGAVRIGIPQDGEARHDSSREA from the coding sequence ATGAGCGGCGCTCCGGTGCGGTGGTTCGACGTGCCGGAGGCCGAGGGGCTGTGGGAGGGCGATCTCGTCGAGGCCGAGGTCGCCGGTGAGCGGGTGCTCGTCGTGCACCACGTCGACGGGTCCTTCGCCGCCTACCAGGGGATGTGCCCGCACCAGGAGTTCCCGCTGGCCTACGGCAAGTGGGACGAGGAGGAGAACACCCTCACCTGCGCCGGACACGGCTGGGAGTTCGACCTGACCTCCGGCGCGGGCATCAACCCGTCCGGATGCCGGCTCCACCGGTACCCGATCCGGGCCACCGACGCGGGCGCCGTACGGATCGGTATCCCACAGGACGGCGAGGCCCGCCACGACAGCTCCCGAGAAGCGTGA
- a CDS encoding ferritin family protein, with translation MFGDVRRRPTPYEVVTGRFHYHFRRDPVPFEMSPEWTLNKWYLAHREGSPLQVDDWEGFRDPAKLTYRDYVALQHDREIYLDALVDRYEENGTAAAQAPGRSDSGQPGLASPDSGRSDPGWVDTLRTLFVPLRFPLHVLQMVSLYVGQMAPSSYITNCAHFQAADEMRRIQRIAYWTRVLADAHGDDLARTATARRAWEDGPAWQPLRQTLEHLLIAYDWGEAFAGLNLAVKPAVDTLVNEMFGRLAEANGDRFLAELCTEFGRDARRSQDWTQALTGYAIERRPDLAGVLDDWVAKWRPRADEGVEGLAELFAAAPRPLAAADVIARVREVHDEFLVGTSI, from the coding sequence ATGTTCGGGGACGTCCGGCGCAGGCCGACGCCCTACGAGGTGGTCACCGGCAGGTTCCACTACCACTTCCGGCGCGATCCGGTCCCCTTCGAGATGTCCCCCGAGTGGACCCTGAACAAGTGGTACCTCGCGCACCGGGAGGGGTCGCCGCTCCAGGTGGACGACTGGGAGGGCTTCCGCGACCCGGCGAAACTGACCTACCGCGACTATGTCGCGCTCCAGCACGACCGCGAGATCTACCTGGACGCGCTCGTCGACCGGTACGAGGAAAACGGGACCGCGGCGGCGCAGGCCCCCGGACGGTCCGACTCCGGACAGCCCGGCCTCGCAAGTCCCGACTCCGGACGGTCCGACCCGGGCTGGGTGGACACGTTACGGACGCTGTTCGTCCCCTTGCGCTTCCCGCTGCACGTGCTGCAGATGGTCAGCCTGTACGTCGGGCAGATGGCGCCCTCGTCGTACATCACCAACTGCGCGCACTTCCAGGCCGCCGACGAGATGCGCCGGATCCAGCGGATCGCCTACTGGACCAGGGTGCTGGCCGACGCGCACGGCGACGACCTGGCACGGACCGCCACCGCCCGCCGGGCCTGGGAGGACGGCCCCGCCTGGCAGCCGCTGCGGCAGACCCTGGAACACCTCCTGATCGCGTACGACTGGGGCGAGGCCTTCGCCGGGCTCAATCTCGCGGTCAAACCCGCGGTGGACACCCTCGTCAACGAGATGTTCGGGCGGCTGGCCGAGGCCAACGGGGACCGGTTCCTCGCCGAGCTGTGCACCGAGTTCGGCAGGGACGCCCGCCGCAGCCAGGACTGGACGCAGGCCCTGACGGGCTACGCGATCGAGCGGCGGCCGGACCTGGCCGGGGTGCTCGACGACTGGGTGGCCAAGTGGCGGCCCCGCGCCGACGAGGGTGTCGAGGGCCTGGCCGAGCTGTTCGCCGCCGCGCCCCGGCCGCTGGCCGCCGCCGACGTGATCGCGCGCGTCCGCGAGGTCCACGACGAATTCCTCGTCGGCACCTCCATCTGA
- a CDS encoding right-handed parallel beta-helix repeat-containing protein: protein MRTAGMLTGTALSAVLAAVVTPAPATAVPAAPNASTTSTAATAATIVVAVDGDDSAAGTLGQPLRTVQQAVDRAGPGDVIAVRGGTYTLTDNITVTTSGTASQPISLGPYQGERVVIDGDQLPASHTPVGGSIPRAERGAVHQEASYWKVSGLEIVNGPYGYYCDGCDNNVFSRLITHDNYESGFQLQGASAGNQILDLDSYGNRDPRKNGESADGLAIKEGGGAGNVVRGARLWNNVDDGYDAWKFTSPVVVENTIAYGNGYNRWGFPDFAGDGNGFKLGGGSPAPAVAHTLRNSVAYRNAAHGVTDNGNPGALALSRNTTFRNTGTGFDADGSGGTAVLTANLSVADSRAAALGPATTSSGNSWDLGGTWGESSVVSTDPAAVTGPRASDGSLPPARDFLVPRDGTPIGARF from the coding sequence GTGCGCACTGCGGGCATGCTCACAGGGACAGCGCTGAGTGCAGTACTGGCGGCCGTGGTGACCCCGGCTCCGGCGACGGCCGTCCCGGCCGCGCCCAACGCATCGACCACATCGACCGCGGCGACCGCGGCGACCATCGTGGTGGCGGTCGACGGCGACGACTCCGCCGCGGGCACCCTCGGACAACCGCTGCGGACCGTCCAGCAGGCCGTCGACAGGGCGGGGCCCGGTGACGTCATCGCGGTGCGCGGCGGCACCTACACGCTGACCGACAACATCACCGTCACCACCTCGGGAACGGCGTCGCAGCCGATCTCCCTGGGCCCCTACCAGGGCGAACGGGTCGTCATCGACGGCGACCAGTTGCCGGCCAGTCACACACCGGTCGGCGGCAGCATCCCGCGCGCCGAACGTGGCGCCGTCCACCAGGAGGCCTCGTACTGGAAGGTCTCCGGTCTGGAGATCGTCAACGGGCCGTACGGCTATTACTGCGACGGTTGCGACAACAACGTGTTCTCCCGTCTCATCACGCACGACAACTACGAGTCCGGCTTCCAGCTCCAGGGCGCCTCGGCGGGCAACCAGATCCTGGACCTGGACAGTTACGGCAACCGCGACCCGCGCAAGAACGGCGAGAGCGCCGACGGGCTGGCCATCAAGGAGGGCGGCGGGGCCGGCAACGTCGTGCGGGGCGCGCGGCTGTGGAACAACGTGGACGACGGTTACGACGCCTGGAAGTTCACCTCGCCGGTCGTGGTGGAGAACACGATCGCGTACGGCAACGGCTACAACCGCTGGGGCTTCCCCGACTTCGCGGGCGACGGCAACGGCTTCAAGCTGGGCGGCGGGAGTCCGGCCCCGGCGGTGGCCCACACGCTGCGCAACTCGGTCGCGTACCGGAACGCGGCGCACGGCGTCACCGACAACGGCAATCCCGGCGCGCTCGCCCTGAGTCGCAACACGACGTTCCGCAACACGGGCACGGGCTTCGACGCGGACGGCTCGGGCGGGACGGCGGTCCTCACCGCCAACCTCTCCGTCGCGGACTCCCGGGCCGCCGCCCTAGGCCCCGCGACCACGTCCTCGGGCAACTCCTGGGATCTGGGCGGCACTTGGGGCGAGTCATCGGTCGTGAGCACGGACCCGGCCGCCGTCACCGGCCCGCGTGCGTCCGACGGCTCACTGCCCCCGGCGCGGGACTTCCTGGTCCCGCGGGACGGCACGCCGATCGGCGCGAGGTTCTGA